One genomic region from Spirochaetaceae bacterium encodes:
- the ltrA gene encoding group II intron reverse transcriptase/maturase, with protein sequence MLTKQQRIAENARIHPEVAFTSLAHHMDLEWLHEAYRRTRKDGAAGVDGQTAEQYEENLGQNLKSLLERAKAGTYRAPPVRRVHIPKGTSGETRPIGIPTFEDKILQRAVQMLLEPLYEQDFLDCSHGFRPERSPHTALDALWKQTMREGGGSVIDLDIRKFFDTLSHTQLRTILGQRMRDGVITRLIGKWLKAGVMENGAVSHAGQGTPQGGGISPLLSNIYLHEVLDQWFTEVVQRHLRGRAFLVRFADDAVMVFTDRHDAERVLNTLPKRFAKYGLTVHEEKTEMLRFEPPEGDRAGARRESFQFLGFTHYWGRSRTGKWIVQRKTARDRITRALRAVSTWCKRNRHAPLRGQQAVLRRKLLGH encoded by the coding sequence GTGTTAACGAAACAGCAGCGGATAGCAGAGAACGCGAGAATCCACCCGGAAGTGGCGTTTACGTCGCTGGCGCATCATATGGATTTGGAGTGGCTGCACGAGGCCTACCGGCGCACCCGGAAGGACGGTGCAGCTGGCGTCGATGGACAGACCGCCGAGCAGTACGAAGAGAACCTGGGGCAGAACCTGAAATCGCTCCTGGAGCGCGCGAAGGCAGGTACGTATAGGGCACCGCCGGTGAGGCGGGTGCACATACCGAAGGGGACAAGCGGAGAAACCCGGCCCATCGGGATACCGACTTTCGAGGACAAGATACTCCAGCGGGCGGTGCAGATGCTGCTTGAGCCTCTGTACGAGCAGGACTTCTTGGACTGTTCGCACGGCTTTCGGCCCGAGCGATCGCCGCACACGGCGCTGGATGCACTCTGGAAACAGACGATGCGGGAAGGGGGAGGTAGTGTGATAGACCTGGACATACGCAAGTTCTTCGACACCCTGTCACACACTCAGCTACGAACGATTCTCGGACAGCGGATGCGAGATGGAGTGATCACACGGCTTATTGGCAAATGGCTGAAAGCCGGCGTCATGGAGAATGGCGCTGTCTCACACGCGGGGCAGGGGACGCCACAGGGTGGAGGGATATCTCCGCTACTGAGCAATATCTACCTGCACGAAGTACTCGACCAGTGGTTCACCGAGGTAGTGCAACGGCACCTGCGGGGACGGGCATTCCTGGTACGATTTGCGGACGACGCGGTAATGGTATTCACCGATCGGCACGATGCCGAGCGGGTATTGAACACCTTGCCCAAGCGTTTCGCGAAATACGGGCTGACCGTGCACGAGGAGAAGACCGAGATGCTGCGGTTTGAACCACCGGAAGGGGACAGGGCGGGAGCACGACGGGAGAGTTTCCAGTTTCTGGGGTTCACCCACTACTGGGGACGCTCGCGCACGGGGAAATGGATCGTGCAGCGGAAGACCGCGCGCGACCGGATTACCCGCGCGCTACGCGCTGTATCAACCTGGTGCAAGCGCAACCGCCATGCGCCGCTGCGGGGACAGCAAGCGGTCCTGCGGCGCAAGCTGTTAGGCCATTAA
- a CDS encoding ABC transporter substrate-binding protein — MNIVRVTRTFAVALVLVLTAAGLWAAAAEEEPAAAMEQEMVMDPTTGKMVTAPEYGGTFSHAIKGDYPVADTWFQHGPGNLVAPVVEKLGIADWAIPRDQNSLTSTGVVLGIPLRGQLAESWEQPDPLTIIFHIRQGVHWHDKAPMNGRELNASDIEYNLHRVTGLGSGFTEPSPRDWIKDLPIESIAATDEWTVVVKLKEPSLQALMNLALAQTGTMLPPEVIKQQGDVKDWRNLVGTGPYMLTDRVEESSITYERNPDYWGHDEKYPENRLPYTDKIRTLIMPETATILAALRSRQLDYTGHAGASSITSIDQAESLKRTNPEIVQWHVFGRSETALGFDVINPPFDDLRVRKAMQMAIDSEAVNNTYFKGIGVATPHGWVRVEGYNIPFACAVERRCRSAGANPAR, encoded by the coding sequence ATGAATATTGTACGAGTCACAAGGACCTTCGCGGTTGCGTTGGTCCTGGTCCTGACCGCAGCCGGCCTCTGGGCAGCTGCCGCAGAAGAGGAGCCGGCAGCCGCCATGGAGCAGGAAATGGTGATGGACCCAACCACCGGCAAGATGGTGACGGCGCCGGAGTATGGCGGGACATTTTCCCATGCTATAAAGGGCGACTATCCGGTTGCCGACACCTGGTTCCAGCACGGGCCGGGAAATCTTGTCGCTCCTGTGGTAGAGAAGCTGGGCATTGCGGACTGGGCAATACCAAGGGACCAAAATAGCCTCACTTCAACAGGCGTGGTGCTGGGAATTCCCCTGAGAGGGCAGTTGGCTGAAAGCTGGGAGCAACCCGACCCACTCACGATAATCTTCCACATCCGTCAGGGTGTTCACTGGCACGATAAGGCGCCGATGAACGGTCGGGAGCTGAATGCCTCGGACATCGAATACAACCTTCATCGTGTGACCGGTCTCGGCAGCGGCTTCACCGAACCTAGTCCCAGGGACTGGATCAAGGATTTGCCAATCGAATCGATAGCGGCCACCGACGAGTGGACGGTTGTCGTGAAGCTGAAGGAGCCGAGCCTCCAAGCGCTGATGAACCTCGCCCTCGCCCAAACCGGCACCATGTTACCCCCCGAGGTGATCAAACAGCAGGGCGACGTCAAAGATTGGAGGAACCTGGTCGGCACTGGGCCCTATATGCTGACTGACAGGGTCGAGGAAAGCTCGATAACCTACGAAAGGAATCCTGACTACTGGGGCCACGACGAGAAATACCCGGAGAACCGCTTGCCCTATACTGACAAGATAAGGACCCTGATCATGCCTGAAACGGCGACAATTCTGGCGGCGCTACGCTCGCGTCAGCTTGATTATACGGGTCATGCCGGGGCATCTTCAATAACATCAATCGACCAGGCAGAAAGCCTCAAGCGCACTAACCCTGAGATCGTGCAGTGGCATGTGTTCGGGCGGTCGGAGACTGCTCTTGGTTTTGACGTTATCAATCCGCCTTTTGACGACCTGAGAGTGCGCAAGGCGATGCAGATGGCAATTGACTCCGAGGCCGTCAACAATACCTACTTCAAGGGTATAGGAGTCGCGACACCTCACGGGTGGGTGAGGGTCGAGGGGTATAACATCCCATTTGCGTGCGCCGTGGAAAGGCGCTGTCGCTCAGCGGGTGCGAATCCCGCCCGGCA
- a CDS encoding AIPR family protein: MDQRISGIIDEHPDWFPWADENKQRSAAFVLLCMSTALEFALEECAELLTEGGNDAGVDGVHIGDVDSDGFPVTLFQGKYKVRDLSGTANFPETGVQAAVQTVEMLFDPQRRVALNERLEPHIAEARSLIVDGYIPTVRVVLCNNGARWTAQADAWARQAVRDYGDQLEFIHFNHDAIVRSLQRGPHVDATMMLSGGIVTEDLNFRRVLIGRASVHELYRLFDEHGDHLLEHNIRRYLGHANRVNMDIRATLLDDEKSADFYFYNNGITMICDRFDFNALQRTDYVVRMKNVQVINGGQTCKTIHRTLTDNNSCAAEAHVLIRIYQLPGESREVVQEITKATNSQSPVDLRDLRSNDERQKTLALGLEQLGYGYKRHRDERGLAGQVITSSLVAEAVLAVWRAKPHQARFHRSQHFAKLYDLIFSGLAAPQALLAAQIFRFVERARKLATDDSPNFLPYASHHLAMLIGRDLLAGLQVAPSDISHRNFGALQAALESDGERHYAAAIDTLRDALRRCYGDREVSLQQLAATFRRGDLLEVLNAPGGL, encoded by the coding sequence GTGGATCAGCGGATTTCGGGAATCATCGACGAACATCCCGACTGGTTTCCCTGGGCGGACGAAAACAAGCAGCGATCGGCCGCCTTCGTGCTGCTCTGCATGTCCACGGCGCTGGAATTCGCTCTCGAAGAGTGCGCCGAGTTGCTGACTGAAGGAGGCAACGACGCCGGCGTCGACGGAGTGCACATCGGCGACGTGGACTCCGATGGCTTCCCCGTAACGCTGTTTCAGGGCAAGTACAAGGTCAGAGACCTGAGCGGGACCGCCAATTTCCCGGAGACAGGCGTACAGGCTGCCGTCCAGACCGTCGAGATGCTGTTCGACCCGCAGCGGCGGGTCGCTCTGAACGAGCGGCTCGAGCCGCACATCGCCGAGGCACGCTCCCTCATCGTCGATGGCTATATCCCCACGGTTCGCGTAGTGCTCTGCAACAACGGCGCGCGGTGGACTGCGCAGGCGGACGCGTGGGCGCGACAAGCCGTGCGCGACTACGGCGACCAACTGGAGTTCATCCATTTCAACCATGACGCCATCGTGCGCTCCCTACAGCGTGGGCCTCACGTTGATGCCACCATGATGCTGAGCGGCGGCATCGTCACCGAAGACCTGAATTTCAGAAGGGTGCTGATAGGACGAGCGTCGGTCCACGAGCTGTATCGTCTGTTCGACGAACACGGAGACCATCTCCTGGAGCACAACATCCGGCGCTATCTCGGCCATGCCAATCGCGTCAACATGGACATTCGCGCCACATTGCTCGATGACGAGAAGTCCGCCGATTTCTACTTCTACAACAACGGCATCACGATGATCTGCGATCGCTTCGACTTCAACGCCCTGCAACGAACGGACTACGTGGTACGAATGAAGAACGTGCAGGTGATCAACGGCGGGCAGACCTGCAAGACGATCCACCGGACGCTGACTGACAACAACTCGTGCGCGGCAGAGGCACATGTTCTGATTCGCATCTATCAGTTACCGGGCGAGTCGCGGGAAGTCGTACAGGAGATCACCAAGGCCACGAACAGCCAGAGCCCGGTGGACCTGCGCGACCTTCGTTCGAACGATGAGCGGCAGAAGACCTTGGCTCTCGGCTTGGAACAGCTCGGTTACGGCTACAAGCGCCACCGCGACGAACGTGGGCTCGCGGGGCAGGTGATCACCAGCTCCCTGGTGGCAGAAGCGGTTCTGGCCGTGTGGCGAGCGAAGCCCCATCAGGCCAGGTTCCATCGGTCCCAGCACTTCGCCAAGCTGTACGACTTGATTTTTTCGGGTCTTGCCGCGCCACAGGCGTTGCTTGCGGCCCAGATTTTCCGATTCGTCGAGCGGGCACGGAAACTCGCTACCGACGACTCGCCCAACTTCCTTCCTTACGCGTCGCATCACCTCGCCATGCTTATCGGTCGCGACCTGCTTGCCGGCCTGCAGGTCGCGCCAAGCGATATCTCGCACCGCAACTTCGGTGCGCTCCAGGCTGCCCTTGAGAGCGATGGTGAGCGCCACTACGCGGCGGCCATCGATACGCTGAGAGACGCCCTGCGCCGCTGCTACGGCGATCGCGAAGTGTCGCTGCAGCAACTCGCTGCCACGTTCCGGCGCGGCGACCTGCTGGAAGTGCTGAACGCGCCCGGCGGCCTTTGA
- a CDS encoding AAA family ATPase: MATAFPQIPYGWADFEAMRVEHCLYVDKTRFLHELEHERYAFLIRPRRFGKSCWVSLLQNYYDRTRADRYETLFAGTDVGHQPTANRHRYVILRFDFSVIDDTLETLREHFEYYCFQQLRHALERNRDLFPEAATQRILAAPAIDTKLNELFLYAGDHGIPLYVLIDEYDNFANTILAYRGAEAYHSFTHGGGFYRNFFATLKGGAGHGGGIERLFITGVSPVTMDDVTSGFNIGTNISLMPEFNELLGFTEAEVRGVLETYREHGVLDQDVDEAMAVMGEWYNGYRFAKDAHNDLYNTDMVLYYVKGSIPNKPPPEELIDTNVRIDYGKLRHLLVTGRRLNGNFDLLRQVIADSGAESPIQAGFPLERLARRENFLSLLHYFGLLSIRGVARGSVVLGIPNQTVKRLMYGYLRDAWDDMNVFSADFYDLFRLTADMAYEGAWRPLVEYLSGAVARQTAIRDYIDGEKVVQAFFAAYLGLTDHFVLHSERELNKGYADLHLEPLLPRHPDMGYGYLIEFKYLKRAEKVDPARVADAGRQALEQLRGYLADERLRHHPGVRHTGLALVFHGWELVWSEAVTLV, translated from the coding sequence ATGGCTACCGCGTTTCCTCAGATTCCCTACGGCTGGGCCGACTTCGAGGCCATGCGCGTCGAGCACTGCCTGTACGTCGACAAGACGCGCTTTCTGCATGAACTGGAGCACGAGCGCTACGCCTTTCTGATCCGTCCGCGCCGGTTCGGCAAGTCCTGCTGGGTGTCGCTGCTGCAGAACTACTACGATCGCACCCGCGCGGACCGCTACGAGACGCTGTTCGCCGGCACCGACGTCGGGCACCAGCCCACGGCGAACCGCCACCGCTACGTCATCCTGCGTTTCGACTTCTCGGTGATCGACGACACCCTGGAGACCCTGCGCGAGCACTTCGAGTACTACTGCTTCCAGCAGCTCCGCCACGCGCTGGAGCGCAATCGCGACCTGTTTCCCGAAGCGGCCACGCAGCGCATCCTTGCGGCGCCGGCCATCGACACGAAGCTGAACGAGCTGTTCCTGTACGCCGGCGACCACGGCATCCCGCTGTACGTGCTGATCGACGAGTACGACAACTTCGCCAACACCATTCTCGCCTATCGTGGGGCGGAGGCGTATCACTCCTTTACCCACGGCGGTGGCTTCTACCGCAACTTCTTCGCCACCCTGAAGGGCGGCGCCGGTCACGGCGGCGGCATCGAGCGCCTGTTCATCACCGGCGTGTCGCCGGTCACGATGGACGACGTGACCAGCGGCTTCAACATCGGCACCAACATCAGCCTGATGCCGGAGTTCAACGAGTTGCTCGGCTTCACCGAGGCGGAGGTGCGTGGCGTCCTGGAGACCTACCGGGAGCACGGCGTGCTCGACCAGGACGTGGACGAAGCGATGGCCGTGATGGGCGAGTGGTACAACGGCTACCGCTTCGCCAAGGACGCGCACAACGATCTCTACAACACCGACATGGTCCTCTACTACGTGAAGGGGTCGATTCCGAACAAACCTCCGCCTGAGGAGCTGATCGACACCAACGTGCGCATCGACTACGGCAAGCTGCGTCACCTGCTGGTGACCGGACGCCGGCTCAACGGCAACTTCGACCTGCTGCGGCAGGTCATCGCGGACAGCGGGGCAGAGTCGCCGATCCAGGCCGGCTTCCCGCTCGAGCGGCTGGCCCGGCGCGAGAATTTCCTCTCGCTGCTGCACTACTTCGGCCTGCTGAGCATCCGCGGCGTTGCGCGCGGGTCGGTGGTTCTGGGCATCCCCAACCAGACGGTGAAACGGCTGATGTACGGCTACCTGCGCGACGCCTGGGACGACATGAACGTGTTCTCCGCGGACTTCTATGACCTGTTCCGGCTCACCGCCGACATGGCCTACGAGGGGGCCTGGCGGCCGCTGGTCGAGTACCTGAGCGGCGCGGTGGCGCGGCAGACTGCGATCCGCGACTACATCGACGGCGAGAAGGTGGTGCAGGCGTTCTTCGCGGCCTACCTGGGGCTCACCGACCACTTCGTGCTGCACTCGGAGCGCGAGTTGAACAAGGGCTACGCCGACCTCCACCTGGAGCCGCTCCTGCCTCGCCACCCGGACATGGGGTACGGCTACCTGATCGAGTTCAAGTACCTGAAGCGCGCCGAGAAGGTGGATCCGGCACGGGTGGCCGATGCCGGACGCCAGGCCCTGGAACAACTGCGGGGGTACCTGGCGGACGAACGTCTGCGGCACCATCCAGGCGTGCGGCACACCGGGTTGGCGCTGGTATTCCACGGCTGGGAACTGGTGTGGAGTGAGGCAGTGACCCTGGTGTGA
- a CDS encoding ABC transporter substrate-binding protein, whose product MAGVLLAPLWVAAQLPPGQYNMDDYVRQTGASITFSDSPYLAGRGLPPVEERLPKNPLVMQTWEANGTYGGTLTWTEYTIDHDVYLRHLNAVKLLEIAPSASNHRYDYLGATIQPSILESWEHSADATEFTFRIREGLKWSDGAPVTTDDVRYAFEDVYFNEEITPTLPRWANWGGEPVQVSIVDDYSFSVKFAKSYGLFLGQVSQQPAGRFIRPSHYMKQYHKDYTDIDKILPVMKEQGYDTAEWGKFYTSFAVGGTDAANHIPTRFPNAIEAPSLHPWHVIDEPNPGEFILERNPYFFKIDPIGQQLPYIDRAHRVFVNDLEVMNAKVVAGETDVQFQFIRLGDVPLFKSNEEKAGYRTMLLPAWQQQVLVYFPNLTPADPVYAAVTQDKRFRQAISLAIDRKEIRRSIFLDFGRIAQVSPPRGVDFWKPHMDTAFVEYDVDAANALLDEMGLEWDDKREYRLLPDGRRLSIPFMYYEVTPTATPGAELFAEYMGPIGIDTQVKQVDGRLWWTSDSEVRFSNWWNPTMNFTFGPMKFNVAGRAWNAWYNSGGESGQEPPPEAKRLYELREILYSTGDADERREVLTEMWENQAENLWVIGVVAEAPGPFIYDVNLGNVGVAEERGYYSVVVGEAGEQWFWKN is encoded by the coding sequence GTGGCAGGGGTGCTGCTGGCGCCGCTGTGGGTGGCGGCGCAATTGCCGCCGGGGCAATACAATATGGATGACTACGTGCGCCAGACCGGCGCCAGCATCACGTTTTCGGACTCGCCCTACCTGGCCGGCCGCGGGCTGCCGCCGGTGGAGGAGCGACTGCCGAAGAATCCGCTGGTGATGCAGACCTGGGAGGCGAACGGCACCTACGGCGGCACGCTGACCTGGACCGAGTACACCATTGACCACGATGTCTACCTGCGCCACCTGAACGCCGTCAAGCTGCTGGAGATCGCACCGTCGGCATCCAACCACCGCTACGACTACCTGGGCGCCACCATTCAGCCCTCGATCCTGGAGAGCTGGGAGCACAGCGCCGATGCCACCGAGTTCACGTTCCGCATCCGGGAGGGCCTGAAGTGGTCGGACGGGGCTCCCGTGACCACCGACGACGTGCGCTACGCGTTCGAAGACGTGTACTTCAACGAGGAGATCACCCCCACGCTGCCGCGCTGGGCGAACTGGGGCGGCGAGCCGGTGCAGGTGTCGATCGTCGACGACTACTCCTTCTCGGTCAAGTTCGCCAAATCCTACGGCCTGTTCCTGGGGCAGGTGAGCCAGCAGCCCGCCGGCCGATTCATCCGCCCGAGCCACTACATGAAGCAGTACCACAAGGACTACACCGACATCGACAAGATCCTGCCGGTGATGAAGGAACAGGGCTACGACACCGCCGAGTGGGGCAAGTTCTACACCTCGTTCGCGGTCGGCGGCACCGACGCGGCCAACCACATCCCGACCCGCTTCCCGAACGCGATCGAGGCGCCGTCGCTGCATCCGTGGCACGTGATCGACGAGCCCAACCCCGGCGAATTCATCCTGGAGCGCAACCCCTACTTCTTCAAGATCGACCCGATCGGCCAGCAGCTCCCCTACATCGACCGCGCCCACCGCGTGTTCGTGAACGACCTGGAGGTGATGAACGCCAAGGTGGTCGCGGGCGAGACCGACGTCCAGTTCCAGTTCATTCGCCTCGGCGACGTCCCGCTCTTCAAGTCCAACGAGGAGAAGGCCGGCTACCGCACCATGCTGCTGCCGGCCTGGCAGCAGCAGGTGCTGGTGTACTTTCCCAACCTCACGCCGGCCGACCCGGTGTACGCCGCGGTGACCCAGGACAAGCGCTTCCGTCAGGCGATCTCGCTGGCCATCGACCGCAAGGAGATCCGCAGGTCGATCTTTCTCGACTTCGGGCGCATTGCGCAGGTGTCACCGCCGCGCGGCGTCGACTTCTGGAAGCCGCACATGGACACCGCCTTCGTGGAGTACGACGTCGACGCCGCCAATGCGCTGCTCGACGAGATGGGGCTGGAGTGGGACGACAAGCGCGAATACCGCCTGCTGCCCGACGGGCGCCGGCTGAGCATCCCGTTCATGTACTACGAGGTCACGCCGACGGCGACGCCGGGCGCCGAGTTGTTCGCCGAGTACATGGGACCGATCGGGATCGATACCCAGGTCAAGCAGGTGGACGGCCGGCTGTGGTGGACCTCCGACAGCGAGGTGCGCTTTTCCAACTGGTGGAACCCCACCATGAACTTCACCTTTGGGCCGATGAAGTTCAACGTCGCGGGACGGGCGTGGAACGCCTGGTACAACTCCGGCGGCGAGAGCGGCCAGGAGCCGCCGCCGGAAGCCAAGCGGCTGTACGAGCTGCGCGAAATACTCTATTCCACCGGTGATGCCGACGAACGCCGCGAGGTGCTCACCGAAATGTGGGAGAACCAGGCCGAGAACCTGTGGGTGATCGGCGTGGTGGCCGAGGCGCCGGGGCCGTTCATCTACGACGTCAACCTGGGCAACGTCGGGGTCGCGGAGGAGCGCGGCTACTACTCGGTGGTGGTGGGCGAAGCCGGCGAGCAGTGGTTCTGGAAGAATTGA
- a CDS encoding ATP-binding protein — MAFQRAQFATLRDRLRETPARIIALFGPRQTGKTTLVRAALRPTDHYLPVDEPDPAGLGVSTSITATVASDVEQKRDSRWLVRKWEAARLEAERRPEGCTLAIDEAHKIPGWSDTVKGLWDADRARGCPLHVVILGSAPLLMQVGLSESLTGRFEPIRVAHWSFGEMAAAFGFDLPAYLYFGGYPGAATLAHDESRWRNYVLGGVVEPTVERDLLALARVDKPVLLRRLVELAAAHSGQILSYTKMLGQLWDAGNTTTLARYLDLLGSAGLIAGFQKYAGSAVRRRASSPKLNVLNTALMTADSGYSFPEAQADRTFWGRIVESAVGAHLCNTAAPDIRVRYWRDGPHEVDFVLQRGRKLVAIEVKSGPRRRGASRALDAFETKFGRSAPLRCLLVGEGGVPLNEFLSAPASAWFEER, encoded by the coding sequence ATGGCATTCCAGCGTGCTCAGTTCGCCACGCTGCGCGATCGCCTCCGCGAGACGCCTGCGAGGATCATCGCGTTGTTCGGGCCGCGGCAGACCGGCAAGACCACCCTCGTGCGTGCAGCGCTACGTCCGACCGACCACTACCTTCCCGTGGACGAACCCGATCCGGCCGGGCTCGGAGTCTCTACCTCGATCACCGCCACCGTGGCGTCCGATGTGGAACAGAAGCGTGACTCGCGATGGCTGGTTCGGAAGTGGGAAGCTGCACGGCTCGAAGCCGAGCGGCGGCCGGAAGGCTGTACTCTTGCAATCGACGAGGCGCACAAGATCCCGGGGTGGTCGGATACCGTCAAGGGTTTGTGGGATGCCGACCGCGCGAGGGGCTGCCCGCTGCACGTGGTGATTCTCGGATCCGCTCCATTGCTGATGCAGGTTGGTCTGAGTGAAAGCCTCACCGGGCGGTTCGAGCCGATCCGGGTTGCCCACTGGTCGTTCGGCGAGATGGCAGCGGCCTTCGGCTTCGACCTCCCGGCCTACCTCTACTTCGGCGGCTATCCGGGAGCCGCCACCTTGGCGCATGACGAAAGTCGGTGGCGCAACTACGTGCTCGGCGGGGTTGTCGAACCGACCGTCGAGCGTGACCTTCTTGCGCTTGCCCGGGTCGATAAGCCGGTCCTGCTGAGACGGCTGGTTGAATTGGCCGCCGCTCACTCGGGGCAGATACTCTCCTATACCAAGATGCTAGGCCAGCTCTGGGACGCCGGTAACACAACCACGCTGGCGCGCTACCTCGACCTGTTGGGGAGCGCGGGTCTGATCGCGGGCTTCCAGAAGTACGCAGGCAGCGCCGTGCGGCGGCGCGCGTCCAGTCCGAAGCTCAACGTGCTCAACACCGCCCTGATGACGGCCGACTCCGGCTACTCGTTTCCCGAGGCGCAGGCGGACCGCACGTTCTGGGGCCGCATTGTGGAAAGCGCGGTCGGCGCCCACCTTTGCAATACCGCGGCTCCCGACATCCGCGTGCGCTACTGGCGTGACGGACCGCACGAGGTCGATTTCGTCCTGCAACGCGGCCGCAAGTTGGTCGCCATTGAAGTGAAGAGCGGCCCACGGCGACGTGGGGCCTCGCGGGCCCTTGATGCGTTCGAGACGAAGTTCGGTAGATCCGCACCGTTGCGCTGTCTGCTCGTAGGGGAGGGCGGCGTCCCTCTCAACGAGTTTCTCTCGGCGCCCGCGTCCGCATGGTTCGAGGAACGGTGA
- a CDS encoding ABC transporter permease: MITRKAARYEQESYYIASQWRLMWRKFKSHRLAMVGTVIVSFFIVTGTLFCEFFATHDIYERDSDYILCPPQKIHFVDADGRFHLRPFVYHLTTERNMDTFALECREDTAVRYPIHLLVRGDEYKLWGLFPGRLHLLGIRDEGAFYLFGTDNLGRDLFSRVFYAARISLSIGFVGVVISFVLGCILGGVSGYFGGTADMAIQRMIEFLSSIPQIPLWMALAAAIPPSWPALRVYFVIILILSIIGWTGLARVVRGYIIALRESDMVVAARVAGARTGPILYRHLLPAFLSYLIVHLTLAVPSMILAETALSFLGLGLRPPVVSWGVLLSAAQNVKTVYLNLWLMIPALFVIVTVLAFNFIGDGMRDAADPY, from the coding sequence ATGATTACCCGCAAGGCCGCCCGCTACGAACAGGAGTCCTACTATATCGCGTCGCAGTGGCGGCTGATGTGGCGCAAGTTCAAGTCGCACCGGCTGGCGATGGTGGGCACCGTCATCGTCAGCTTCTTCATCGTCACCGGCACCCTGTTCTGCGAGTTCTTCGCCACCCACGACATCTACGAGCGCGACTCCGACTACATCCTGTGCCCGCCGCAGAAGATCCACTTCGTCGACGCCGACGGACGCTTCCACCTGCGCCCCTTCGTGTACCACCTGACCACCGAGCGCAACATGGACACCTTCGCGCTGGAGTGCCGGGAGGACACCGCGGTGCGCTATCCGATCCACCTGCTGGTGCGCGGCGACGAGTACAAGCTGTGGGGCCTGTTCCCGGGCCGGCTGCACCTGCTCGGCATCCGCGACGAGGGCGCCTTCTACCTGTTCGGCACCGACAACCTGGGCCGCGACCTGTTCTCGCGCGTGTTCTACGCGGCACGCATCTCGCTGTCGATCGGCTTCGTCGGGGTGGTGATCAGCTTCGTGCTCGGTTGCATCCTGGGCGGCGTTTCCGGCTACTTCGGCGGTACCGCCGACATGGCGATTCAGCGCATGATCGAGTTTCTGAGCTCGATCCCCCAGATCCCGCTGTGGATGGCGCTGGCCGCCGCCATCCCGCCGAGCTGGCCGGCGTTGCGCGTCTACTTCGTGATCATCCTGATCCTGTCGATCATCGGCTGGACCGGCCTGGCGCGGGTGGTGCGCGGCTATATCATCGCGCTGCGCGAGTCGGACATGGTGGTCGCCGCGCGGGTGGCGGGGGCGCGCACCGGGCCGATCCTGTACCGCCACCTGCTGCCGGCGTTCCTGAGCTACCTGATCGTGCACCTGACCCTGGCGGTGCCGAGCATGATCCTGGCCGAGACCGCGCTGTCGTTCCTGGGCCTGGGGCTGCGCCCGCCGGTGGTGAGCTGGGGCGTGCTGTTGAGCGCCGCCCAGAACGTCAAGACCGTGTACCTGAACCTGTGGCTGATGATCCCGGCGCTGTTCGTGATCGTCACCGTGCTGGCGTTCAACTTCATCGGCGACGGCATGCGCGACGCCGCCGACCCCTACTGA
- a CDS encoding plasmid pRiA4b ORF-3 family protein, which yields MKLRELQPRQPAAALPGAGGANSPLNRYPEAANVVYRFGVHLRGTEPPIWRLIDVPADYRFWDLHVAIQDAMGWLDYHLHEFSIIAPDSRKPVTIGIPASDFGYDNDDVLRDSDCAIADYFRSPGDKATYIYDFGDGWQHRLALSRVLPREPGVRYPVCRNGEGACPPEDCGGVGGFRRFLNILADLDHKEHEDTQAWLNGHVGRYHPYDPEDFDPATVDFDDPQERWLRAFED from the coding sequence ATGAAGTTACGCGAACTGCAGCCACGGCAGCCGGCAGCCGCACTTCCAGGCGCCGGCGGAGCCAATTCGCCGCTGAACCGCTACCCCGAGGCGGCCAACGTCGTATACCGGTTCGGCGTGCACCTGCGAGGAACCGAGCCGCCAATCTGGCGGTTGATCGATGTCCCCGCGGATTACCGCTTCTGGGATTTACACGTCGCCATCCAGGATGCGATGGGGTGGCTCGACTACCACTTGCACGAGTTCTCGATCATCGCACCGGACAGCCGCAAACCGGTGACGATCGGCATTCCCGCCTCCGACTTCGGCTACGACAATGACGACGTGCTCCGCGATTCGGATTGCGCCATAGCCGACTACTTCCGATCACCGGGAGACAAAGCCACCTACATCTACGACTTCGGCGACGGCTGGCAACACCGACTGGCTCTGAGCAGGGTGCTCCCACGCGAGCCGGGAGTGCGGTATCCGGTCTGCCGCAACGGCGAGGGAGCGTGTCCGCCGGAGGATTGCGGCGGCGTCGGCGGCTTCCGCCGCTTCCTGAATATCCTCGCCGATCTGGATCACAAGGAACACGAAGACACGCAGGCGTGGCTGAACGGTCACGTCGGCCGGTACCATCCCTACGATCCGGAAGACTTCGATCCCGCCACGGTCGACTTTGACGATCCGCAGGAGAGATGGCTGCGCGCATTCGAAGATTAG